A genomic window from Candidatus Thermoplasmatota archaeon includes:
- a CDS encoding replication factor C small subunit: protein MEDIWIEKYRPKTLDEVVGQDEIIERLKAYAKTKNVPHLIFAGPAGTGKTTSALALAKELFGENWKQNFIELNASDERGIGVIRGKIKDFARTVPIGKTHFKIIFLDEADHLTSDAQAALRRTIERYTHICRFILSVNYSSRIVEPIQSRCTVFRFHPIKADDIKKYMRKIASSEKLEITPDGLEALIFISRGDLRKAINILQVGASIDKKITAELLYETSATAKPEDIKNLLNSALTGNFTAARNQLYDLLIKHGLSGEDIISQIHQVIFDLSIPDESKIRLIEKTGEAEFRLIEGSNEHIQLEALLAQFALEGNKLK from the coding sequence ATGGAAGATATCTGGATTGAGAAATACCGGCCAAAAACACTTGATGAGGTTGTTGGCCAGGATGAGATTATTGAACGGCTTAAAGCATATGCGAAAACAAAAAACGTACCACATCTAATATTTGCAGGACCAGCTGGTACAGGAAAAACCACATCAGCCCTTGCGCTTGCAAAAGAACTGTTTGGTGAAAATTGGAAACAGAATTTTATAGAACTCAACGCAAGTGATGAGAGAGGTATAGGGGTTATACGTGGTAAGATAAAGGATTTTGCAAGAACAGTACCAATTGGTAAAACACATTTTAAAATTATTTTCCTTGATGAGGCTGATCATTTAACATCTGATGCACAGGCTGCTCTGAGGAGAACAATAGAGAGATACACCCATATATGCCGTTTCATTTTATCTGTGAACTACTCCTCAAGGATAGTAGAACCTATACAGTCTAGGTGTACTGTTTTCAGGTTTCATCCTATCAAAGCAGATGATATAAAAAAATATATGCGTAAGATAGCATCTAGCGAGAAACTGGAGATAACACCAGATGGGCTAGAGGCACTTATATTTATCTCAAGAGGAGACCTGAGGAAGGCAATTAACATTTTGCAGGTAGGTGCATCGATTGATAAGAAGATAACAGCTGAATTGTTGTATGAGACTAGTGCAACAGCTAAGCCAGAGGATATTAAGAACCTTCTTAACTCTGCGCTTACAGGTAATTTCACAGCAGCGAGAAACCAGCTCTATGATCTTTTGATAAAGCATGGTTTAAGTGGCGAGGATATAATATCTCAGATACATCAGGTTATATTTGATTTGTCAATACCTGATGAAAGTAAAATAAGGCTGATAGAGAAAACAGGTGAGGCAGAGTTTAGATTAATAGAAGGGAGTAATGAGCATATACAACTAGAAGCGTTACTAGCCCAGTTTGCCCTTGAGGGAAATAAACTAAAGTAA